The Phycisphaerales bacterium sequence CGCGTGCTCCTCACCCGGGAACGGGCTCTTGAACGGCTGGTCGCTGTAGTTGATGCCGTACGACACCACCGGCCAGCCGTAGTTGCGGCCCTTCTCGATGATGTTCAGTTCATCGCCCCCCCGCGGCCCATGCTCGGTGTCCCACAGGTTTCCGTTGAGGTCGAACACCAGCCCCTGCGGGTTGCGGTGGCCGTAGGACCAGACCGCCTCGTACACGCCCTCCTGCCCGACGAACGGGTTGTCCTTAGGGACGGTGCCGTCCTCGTGCAGGCGGTACACCTTGCCGTTGGGGCGCTTGAGGTCCTGCGAGCGCTCCGCGAGGCCGCGCTCGCCAATGCCGAAGAACACGTGCCCCTTCCGGTCGAACACGATCTGGCAGCCGAAGTGCACGCCCCCGCCCGAGTAGTCCTGCTCGCGGGCGCGGAAGATCGTCTCCTGCTCCGTCCACACGCTGTCCTTGATCCTGCCGCGCACGACCTGCGTCATGCCGTTCCGCCCCCCCGCCCCCAGCGGCTCGGAGAACGCCAGGTACACCCACCCGTTCTTCGCGTAGTCGTAGTGGACGGTGACGTCCATCAGCCCGCCCTGCCCCTGGTCCCGCACCTCGGGCGTGCCTTTCAGCGGCTCGCTCAGCACGCCGTCCTTGAACGTCCGCAGCTTGCCGTTGCGCTCGGTGACCAGCATCGTGCCGTCGGGCAGGAAGTCCACCGCCCACGGCACCTCCACCCCGCTGCTGACGACCTGCTCGACCTTGTAGCTGGCCCGCTGCGTCTTGTAGACGCCCGCTTCCGGCCTTGGCTTGCCCACCTTCGCGCGCTGGTCCCGCGCCTGCAGCTCGCGGATGTGCACCACCAGCGACCAGATCTGCGGATCGGTCATCGCCCCGCCGTAGGCCTCCATCCCGTTCTCGGGGCTGCCGTTCTTGATGATGTCGAAGAACGCCCGGTCGGTGTCCATCCCCCGCTTCTCGGGAATGAGCAGCGTGCGCGTGCCCGCACCGCCCCCCTCGCCCTTCTCGCCGTGGCACTTCATGCAGTTCTCTTCCCACAGGCGCGTGGCGGTCTGAGCCCGGGCAAGCGGGGCGCCCAGCACGAGGGAGGACGCAGCGATCAACAAC is a genomic window containing:
- a CDS encoding PQQ-dependent sugar dehydrogenase; amino-acid sequence: MRHPAALLIAASSLVLGAPLARAQTATRLWEENCMKCHGEKGEGGGAGTRTLLIPEKRGMDTDRAFFDIIKNGSPENGMEAYGGAMTDPQIWSLVVHIRELQARDQRAKVGKPRPEAGVYKTQRASYKVEQVVSSGVEVPWAVDFLPDGTMLVTERNGKLRTFKDGVLSEPLKGTPEVRDQGQGGLMDVTVHYDYAKNGWVYLAFSEPLGAGGRNGMTQVVRGRIKDSVWTEQETIFRAREQDYSGGGVHFGCQIVFDRKGHVFFGIGERGLAERSQDLKRPNGKVYRLHEDGTVPKDNPFVGQEGVYEAVWSYGHRNPQGLVFDLNGNLWDTEHGPRGGDELNIIEKGRNYGWPVVSYGINYSDQPFKSPFPGEEHAALNIKMPVDRWLPSIGACGMDVCSGKAFKQWEGDLLAGGLSGNNVDRIRVAKDGDAWKVVEREEIVFGMGRVRGVTCGPDGFVYVVLNGPDKIVRLVPADEGKSADAGTEESSTKSRVR